The Seriola aureovittata isolate HTS-2021-v1 ecotype China chromosome 12, ASM2101889v1, whole genome shotgun sequence genome window below encodes:
- the cmpk gene encoding UMP-CMP kinase: MIGRLFGSLSQKVPSFLYRASLMMKPQVVFVLGGPGAGKGTQCSKIVENYNYTHLSAGDLLRAERAREGSEFGQLISNYIKEGKIVPVEITINLLKKAMEETMGKDEKKFRFLIDGFPRNEDNLQGWNTAMEGKADVKFVLFFDCSNEVCINRCLERGKSSGRTDDNRESLEKRIQTYLQSTRPIIELYEKHGKVRTVDASRSVDEVFADVKTILGVE; this comes from the exons ATGATCGGCCGTTTGTTCGGTAGCTTGTCTCAGAAGGTGCCGAGCTTTTTGTACCGGGCGTCGCTGATGATGAAGCCGCAGGTTGTGTTCGTGCTGGGCGGGCCTGGCGCCGGCAAAGGAACCCAGTGCTCAAAAATCGTGGAG aACTACAACTACACCCATTTGTCAGCTGGGGACTTGCTGAGAGCAGAGCGGGCTAGAGAAGGGTCAGAGTTCGGACAGCTCATATCCAACTACATCAAGGAGGGCAAAATTGTCCCTGTGGAGATTACCATCAATTTACTCAAGAAG GCCATGGAAGAGACCATGGGgaaagatgagaaaaagttCCGTTTCCTCATCGATGGTTTCCCCCGCAACGAGGACAACCTTCAGGGGTGGAACACTGCAATGGAGGGCAAAGCAGATGTCAAATTTGTGCTTTTCTTCGACTGCAGCAATGAG GTGTGCATCAACAGATGTCTAGAAAGAGGGAAGAGCAGTGGGCGCACAGATGACAACAGAGAAAGCCTGGAGAAAAG AATCCAAACCTACCTGCAGTCTACACGACCAATCATTGAACTATATGAGAAACATGGGAAGGTTCGCACCGTAGACGCCTCTCGTTCAGTGGATGAG gTGTTTGCTGACGTGAAAACCATCCTAGGCGTAGAGTGA
- the bcl6ab gene encoding BCL6A transcription repressor b, which produces MATTADGCIQFTRHAGDVLLNFNRLRSRNILTDVTIQVDGQHFHAHKAILVACSGFFYTVFMNPENANLSAISLDPKVDPKGFSILLDFMYTSCLNLKDSLVLATMNTAIYLQMEHVVDTCHRFIKSRHQSLNVQTEEVRINSLHLAEENPALRPVDEKETDLRNVRTSTSSFVQECRCNIPNVFRGINTSGSYHVYGDLHVPAGKLEGSHKISAPTRGGALSQKRCSQVPNTNITHSDSTTIIPHPLPFHPSFPTTIIQPAGVHRSHHGPAAPMEEESIQHPQTSCLRLSPGFSKGVICSPQSPLRSDCQPNSPTESSSSRNATLSLKHPSDCPKDAKARNWKKYKFIVMNQTPDENEKEAQGGNADAADMSPTLSPCRSGGAGEHSEVQSHEGASEHREEMPMSQSVDSCSSSTCSSISHRRCSSCGCDSPQRMEMGHLSPDSYSRDDTTKLHSEYSPSRCENNTYFCNGCDSKFSDEDSLKDHMVQVHSDKPYKCDCCQAAFRYKGNLASHKTVHTGAKPYHCNICGAQFNRPANLKTHTRIHSGEKPYKCETCGSRFVQVAHLRAHVLIHTGEKPYPCEICGTHFRHLQTLKSHMRIHTGEKPYHCEKCDLHFRHKSQLRLHLRQKHGAVTNTKAQYRRTPSNITAGLLNSC; this is translated from the exons ATGGCCACGACTGCAGATGGCTGCATTCAGTTCACACGCCATGCAGGTGACGTCCTGCTCAACTTCAACCGCCTCCGCAGCAGGAACATCCTGACTGATGTCACCATACAGGTGGACGGGCAGCATTTTCATGCTCACAAGGCAATCTTGGTGGCCTGCAG TGGCTTCTTTTATACCGTGTTCATGAACCCCGAGAATGCAAACCTTAGTGCCATCAGCTTAGACCCCAAAGTGGACCCCAAGGGTTTCTCCATCCTGCTGGACTTCATGTACACATCCTGTCTGAACCTTAAAGACAGTCTGGTCCTGGCCACCATGAACACAGCCATCTACCTCCAGATGGAACATGTGGTTGACACCTGCCACAGATTCATCAAATCCAG GCATCAGTCTCTGAACGTGCAGACTGAAGAGGTACGGATCAACTCATTACATCTGGCTGAGGAGAACCCTGCATTGAGGCCTGTTGATGAAAAAGAGACAGACTTAAGAAATGTCCGCACGTCAACCTCATCCTTTGTCCAGGAGTGCAGGTGCAACATCCCCAATGTTTTCAGGGGTATTAACACGTCCGGCTCCTATCATGTGTACGGTGACCTCCATGTCCCCGCTGGGAAGCTGGAAGGTTCCCATAAGATCAGCGCCCCTACCAGAGGGGGGGCTTTGTCCCAGAAACGATGCTCGCAGGTACCCAACACCAACATTACTCACAGTgactccaccaccatcatcccCCACCCGCTGCCATTTCACCCCAGTTTCCCCACCACCATCATCCAACCAGCAGGAGTCCACAGGAGCCATCATGGGCCTGCTGCTCCCATGGAGGAAGAAAGTATTCAGCACCCGCAAACCAGCTGCCTGAGGTTGTCTCCAGGTTTTAGCAAAGGTGTCATTTGTAGCCCTCAAAGCCCACTCCGATCTGACTGCCAGCCAAACTCTCCCACcgagtccagcagcagcagaaatgcaaCCCTGAGCCTCAAACATCCGTCAGACTGCCCCAAAGACGCCAAGGCCCGCAACTGGAAGAAGTACAAGTTCATCGTTATGAACCAAACTCCTGATGAGAATGAAAAGGAGGCTCAGGGAGGCAACGCTGATGCTGCAGACATGTCCCCTACACTGAGCCCCTGCAGAAGTGGCGGAGCAGGTGAACACAGTGAGGTCCAGTCACACGAGGGAGCCAGCGAGCACAGAGAAGAGATGCCCATGTCTCAGAGTGttgacagctgcagcagcagcacctgcagcagcatcag CCACCGCAGATGCTCCTCCTGTGGCTGTGACAGCCCTCAGCGCATGGAGATGGGTCACCTTTCTCCTGACTCATACAGCAGAGACGACACTACCAAACTACACTCAGAGTATTCCCCCTCCCGCTGTG AAAACAACACCTACTTCTGCAATGGTTGTGACTCCAAGTTCAGTGATGAAGATTCCCTGAAAGACCACATGGTCCAGGTCCACAGCGACAAGCCATACAAGTGTGACTGCTGCCAGGCTGCCTTTCGCTACAAGGGCAACCTGGCCAGCCACAAGACTGTTCATACAG GTGCGAAGCCGTACCACTGCAACATCTGTGGTGCTCAGTTCAATCGACCAGCCAACCTCAAAACTCATACCCGGATCCACTCTGGGGAAAAGCCATACAAGTGTGAGACCTGCGGCTCCCGATTTGTCCag GTGGCCCATCTTCGCGCCCACGTTTTAattcacacaggagagaagccGTACCCGTGTGAGATCTGTGGAACCCACTTCCGCCACCTTCAGACGCTCAAGAGCCACATGCGCATTCACACTGGAGAGAAGCCTTATCAT tgtgaaaaatgtgacCTCCACTTCAGACACAAGAGTCAGCTGAGGCTTCATCTCCGACAGAAGCACGGCGCGGTCACTAACACCAAGGCTCAGTATCGCAGGACTCCCAGCAACATCACCGCGGGCCTCTTGAACTCCTGCTGA